A genomic segment from Mus musculus strain C57BL/6J chromosome 13, GRCm38.p6 C57BL/6J encodes:
- the H2bc23 gene encoding H2b histone family, member A isoform 1 (isoform 1 is encoded by transcript variant 1) — protein MPEPAKSAPAPKKGSKKAVTKAQKKDGKKRKRSRKESYSVYVYKVLKQVHPDTGISSKAMGIMNSFVNDIFERIASEASRLAHYNKRSTITSREIQTAVRLLLPGELAKHAVSEGTKAVTKYTSSNFSRQNFSV, from the exons ATGCCTGAGCCTGCGAAGTCCGCTCCCGCCCCGAAGAAGGGCTCCAAGAAGGCCGTCACCAAGGCCCAGAAGAAGGACGGCAAGAAGCGCAAGCGCAGCCGCAAGGAGAGCTACTCGGTGTACGTGTACAAGGTGCTGAAGCAAGTGCACCCCGACACCGGCATCTCCTCCAAGGCCATGGGCATCATGAACTCGTTCGTGAACGACATCTTCGAGCGCATCGCGAGCGAGGCGTCCCGCCTGGCGCATTACAACAAGCGCTCGACCATCACGTCCCGGGAGATCCAGACGGCCGTGCGCCTGCTGCTGCCCGGGGAGCTGGCCAAGCACGCGGTGTCGGAGGGCACCAAGGCCGTCACCAAGTACACCAGCTCCAA tttttcaagacaaaatttctctgtgtag
- the H2bc23 gene encoding H2b histone family, member A isoform 2 (isoform 2 is encoded by transcript variant 2): MPEPAKSAPAPKKGSKKAVTKAQKKDGKKRKRSRKESYSVYVYKVLKQVHPDTGISSKAMGIMNSFVNDIFERIASEASRLAHYNKRSTITSREIQTAVRLLLPGELAKHAVSEGTKAVTKYTSSK, from the coding sequence ATGCCTGAGCCTGCGAAGTCCGCTCCCGCCCCGAAGAAGGGCTCCAAGAAGGCCGTCACCAAGGCCCAGAAGAAGGACGGCAAGAAGCGCAAGCGCAGCCGCAAGGAGAGCTACTCGGTGTACGTGTACAAGGTGCTGAAGCAAGTGCACCCCGACACCGGCATCTCCTCCAAGGCCATGGGCATCATGAACTCGTTCGTGAACGACATCTTCGAGCGCATCGCGAGCGAGGCGTCCCGCCTGGCGCATTACAACAAGCGCTCGACCATCACGTCCCGGGAGATCCAGACGGCCGTGCGCCTGCTGCTGCCCGGGGAGCTGGCCAAGCACGCGGTGTCGGAGGGCACCAAGGCCGTCACCAAGTACACCAGCTCCAAGTGA
- the H2ac23 gene encoding histone H2A type 1-O, which translates to MSGRGKQGGKARAKAKTRSSRAGLQFPVGRVHRLLRKGNYSERVGAGAPVYLAAVLEYLTAEILELAGNAARDNKKTRIIPRHLQLAIRNDEELNKLLGRVTIAQGGVLPNIQAVLLPKKTESHHKAKGK; encoded by the coding sequence ATGTCTGGACGCGGCAAGCAGGGTGGCAAGGCTCGCGCCAAGGCCAAGACCCGCTCCTCCCGGGCCGGCCTGCAGTTCCCCGTGGGCCGCGTGCACCGGCTGCTCCGCAAGGGCAACTACTCGGAGCGCGTGGGCGCCGGCGCCCCGGTCTACCTGGCGGCCGTGCTGGAGTACCTGACGGCCGAGATCCTGGAGCTGGCGGGCAACGCGGCCCGCGACAACAAGAAGACGCGCATCATCCCGCGCCACCTGCAGCTGGCCATCCGCAACGACGAGGAGCTCAACAAGCTGCTGGGCCGCGTGACCATCGCGCAGGGCGGCGTCCTGCCCAACATCCAGGCCGTGCTGCTGCCCAAGAAGACCGAGAGCCACCACAAGGCCAAGGGAAAATAA
- the H4c17 gene encoding histone H4 has translation MSGRGKGGKGLGKGGAKRHRKVLRDNIQGITKPAIRRLARRGGVKRISGLIYEETRGVLKVFLENVIRDAVTYTEHAKRKTVTAMDVVYALKRQGRTLYGFGG, from the coding sequence ATGTCTGGTCGTGGCAAAGGAGGAAAAGGCCTGGGCAAAGGCGGCGCCAAGCGCCACCGCAAAGTGCTGCGCGATAACATCCAGGGCATCACGAAGCCCGCCATCCGCCGCCTGGCCCGGCGCGGAGGAGTGAAGCGCATCTCCGGCCTCATCTACGAGGAGACCCGCGGTGTGCTGAAGGTGTTCCTGGAGAACGTGATCCGCGACGCCGTCACCTACACGGAGCACGCCAAGCGCAAGACTGTCACCGCCATGGACGTGGTCTACGCGCTCAAGCGCCAGGGCCGCACCCTCTACGGATTCGGCGGCTAA